The nucleotide window CGTGGTCCTCGCCGTCGCCCCCCCGGCGACGGCGCTCCTCGCGATCGGCGCGGGAATCGCCGCGAGCGCGGGCGCCCTCAGGAAGCGGCCGATCGAGGTGCTGCGCGCCGAGTGAGCGTCAGTACGCGGCGACCGGCTGGAGCTTGCGCGCGCCATCGAGCCAGCTTGCGACGGCCGGCTCCCGCATGAGCGCGTCCATGTACGCACGCGCGAGCGGATGCCGATCGGTGGGAATCTTGAACGCCAGCAGGCGTACCGCCATCGTGGCGTACATGACATCGGCGCCGCTGAAGGCTCCGCAGAGGAACGGGCCTCCGCGGACGAGGTGCGACTCCCAAAGATCGAGGACCTCGACCGACTCCTGCCGCGCGGCCGCCGACGCCTCGGGTACGGGATCGAGGAAGCAGAGGTTGAACGACATGCCCTCGCGGATCTTCATGAAGCCCGAATGCATCGCCGCGGAGAGCCACCGCGAGCGAGCGCGCTCGGCCGTGTCGGCGGGCCAGAGCGACCGGTAGGCGGGCGGAGCAAACGCTTCCTCGAAGTATTCGAAGATCGCGAGCGAGTCGGGGATGACGATTCCGCGATGGTGGAGGACCGGCAGTTTCCCCGTCGGGGAGACCTCGCGCCGCCTCTTCCGGTCCTTGTCGGCCGCCAGGCTGATCGTCCGCTCTTCGAAGGGAATTCCCTTCCAGGTCGCAGCAACCCACGCCCGCATGGACCACGTGGAGATGTTCTTCTCGCCTACATAAAGGATCGGTGTGTCGGTCATGGCGCCAGGCTACACCGATCCCCTGAAACCGTGGCCGTGCTTCGGCCGTACCTAGTGGAGCGGGCGAGAGGCCGGCGAGGGTGTCGTTGTGACGAAACGGCGAAAAGTGGTCTGGGTCGGTGTCCTCCTGGCGGTCGTCGTCGTCGCGGCGGTGATCGTCGGCGCCGCCATGTCGCGCGGACCGAAGGCGAAGCCGGTCCAGATGTCGAAGATCGATCGGCAGGACCTCCAGGCGAAGGTCAGTGCGAACGGGAAGATCCAGGCGACGAAGAAGGTCGACATCTCCGCGACCGTTCCCGGGCAAGTCGTTCAGCTCGCGGTGAAGGAAGGCGACGTCGTCAAGAAGGGGCAGTTCCTCCTCCAGCTCGATCCCGCGAACTATCGCGCCAGCGCTCGCGGCTCGCAGTCGTCCATGGAGGCTCTCCAGAAGGAGCTGGATGCCGCGGTCGCGAACCTCGAGCAGGCGAAGGCCGATTTCACCCGCGCCGAGAGGAACCACGCGGCCGGGATCCTCGCCGACGCCGACCTTCAGCGGGCGAAGACCGCGGTGACGAGCGGCGAAGCGTCGATCCTGGCGACTCAGCACCGCATCGAGCAGGCGCACGCGGCGGTCGACGGAAGCACCGACACGCTGTCGAAGACGACGATCCGCGCCCCGATGGACGGTGTCGTCACCGCCAAGCGCATCGAGGAGGGCGAGGTTGCGGTCATCGGCGTGCAGAACCAGCCGGGCACCGTCCTCCTCACGATCTCGGACATGTCGGTCGTCGAGGCCGAGATGGAGATTGACGAGACCTCGATTCCCTCGGTGGCGCTCGGCCAGGCGGCGCGCATCCACATCGACGCCTACCCGAACCAGACGTTCGACGGCGCCGTCACGGAGGTTGGCAACTCGCCGATCACCACCGCGGTCGGCGCCGCCGAGGCGATCAAGTTCAAGGTGAAGGTCCAGCTCAAGAATCCGCCGCCGGGGATCAAGCCCGGCCTGTCGGTCCAGGCCGACATCCTCACCGGCTTCCGCTCGAAGGTGTTGACCGTGCCGCTCCAGGCGATGGTCGTCCGCGACGCGCCGGCGACGGCCGGCGAGCCGAAGGCCGCGGGCCCGCCCAAGGAAGAAGAAGGCGTCTACGTCGTCGAGAGCGGCAAGGTCGTCTTCAAGGCGATCAAGACCGGCCTCCTGGGCGAGCTGTCGATCGAGGTCGTCGACGGTATCAAGGAGGGCGAGACGCTCGTCACCGGACCGTTCCGGGTCCTCCGCGACCTGAAAGCCGGCGATCTCGTCCGCGCGGAGAAGCCCGACGAATCGGGGCCGCCGCGAGGCTGACGTGTCGCTCGCCGAGCTCCTACGCACCGCCGTCGCGTCGCTCCGGGCGCACAAGCTCCGGAGCTTCCTGACCCTCCTCGGGATCATCATCGGCGTCACGACGGTGGTCGGGGTGGCGTCGGTCATCTCCGGGCTCAACGCCTACGTCAAGGACAAGGTCATCCGGCTGGCGCCCGACGTCTACGTCGTGACGAAGTTCGGGATCATCCGCTCGCGCGAGGAGTTCCTGGACGCGCTCAAGCGGCCGAACTTCACGCCGCGCGACGTCGAGCGCCTCGAGACGACGCTGACCCACGCCGTCGCTCTCGCCGCGGACGTCGTGAGCCGGTCGCCGGTGAAGCACAAAGACAAGCGCCTCGCCGACACGCCGGTCCACGGCTGCACGGCGAACTACGCCGAGCTGCTCGGCAAGGACATCGAGATAGGCGGGTGGTTCGCAGACGCGGACGAGCGCGCGTCGCGCGCCGTCGCCGTCATCGGATGGGACGTCAAGGACGAGCTGTTCCCACGACAGGATCCGATCGGCCGCGAGTTCACGATCGACGGCGTGCCGTTCCGCATCGTCGGCGTGGTCGCGCAGCAGGGCAACGTCCTCGGCCAGACCGAGGACAACCACGTCTACGTGCCGCTCTCGACGTATCGCAAGACCTGGGGTACGCGCAATTCGATCGACATGCTCGTCAAAGCGAGAGGCGGCGTGCCCGGCGTCGACGCCTCGATCGACGAGGTGCGAGCGGTGCTCCGCGCGCTGCGCCACACGTCGTTCAAGCAGCCGGATCCGTTCGGCGTCGTGACCGCCGAATCGCTCCAGGATCTCTGGCGCCAGATCTCGGCCGCGGCGTTCATCCTGACGTTCCTCATCGCGTCGGTGTCGCTCGGCGTCGGCGGGATCGTCATCATGAACATCATGCTCGTTGGGGTGGTCGAGCGAACGCGCGAGATCGGCGTGCGTCTGGCCCTCGGGGCGCGCAAGCGGGACATCCGCCGCCAGTTCCTTCTCGAGGCCGCGATCCTGAGCGCCGTCGGCGGGCTCCTCGGGGTCGTCATCGGCGCGCTCGTCCCCTTCGTCGTGCGGCAGCAGTTCAACTTCCCGGCCCAGCTCACCGCAGGCATCGTCGGGATGGGCCTCGGCCTCGCCACGACGGTCGGCATCGTCGCCGGCTACTGGCCGGCACGCAATGCGTCGAACCTCCCGGTCGTCGACGCGCTCCGGGACGAGACGTGACCCGCGGCATCGTCCGGCGGTCGACCTGGGAGAACGTGCGCTTCGCGCTCGGCGCGATGGCTTCGCAGAAGCTCAGGTCTTTCTTGACGCTTCTCGGCGTCATGGCCGGCGTGGCGACGGTCATCATGATGGTGAGCTTCGTCGTGGGGTTCAACAATCAGGTGACGGCGTCGTTCACGGCGTTCGGGACGCATCTCGTCCAATTCCAGAAGTTCGAGCCCCGCTTCAACGGAGGGCCCGACGGACGGCCCGAGGAGGAGCGCAGGCGTCGCGACCTCACGATCGACGACGCCTTGGCCCTGAAGCACCTCTCGAAGCTCGTCAAGGCGGTCTCGCCGGAGCGTTATCTCTTCGGCGATCCGCCGACGGTCAAGGCGAGCCGCCGGGAGGCGAACGGGCCGCTCGTGTTCGGGGCGTCGCCCGACTACCCGGAAGCCAACGTCCACTTCGTCGACGACGGCCGCTTCATCTCGGAGGCCGACCTCACGCACGCGTCGCACGTCTGTGTCGTCGGGCCCGACGTGGTCACCGCCCTCTGGCCGCTCCAGGATCCGATCGACGAGACGCTGACGATCAACGGGCAGACCTACCGGGTCATCGGGGTCTTCGAGCACCAGGGGACGAGCTTCTTCGGCTCCAGCGACAACTACATCGCCATCCCGATCACCGCGTTCGACGAGCAGTTCCCTCAAGTCAAGAACGGCGGCGGTGACACGATCCACATCGCGACCGTCCCCCGGCGCGCGGAAGACTTTGGCGCGCTCATCGAGGAGGAGACGGCGATCCTGAGGGCGCGGCGGGGGCTGAAGCCGAACCAGCCGAACGACTTCGCATTGATGACGAGCGTCGGACGGCTGAAGCAGTTCCAGCAGATCACCGGCACCGTCGCCGCGGCGATGATCGTGATCGCGGGGATCGCGCTCCTCGTCGGCGGCGTCGGGGTCATGAACATCATGCTGGTGAACGTGACCCAGCGAACGCGAGAGATCGGCCTCCGCAAGGCGCTCGGCGCCAGGCGGCGCGACATCGCGGCACAGTTTCTCGTCGAGGCCGTCACGCTCACGGGCGTCGGTGGAGCGCTCGGCATCGCAGTCGGCCTTGGAACGGCCTTCATTGCTCGCGCTGCGTTCAACTTCCAGGCCGCGGCCCCGCTGTGGTCGGTCGTCCTGGGGTTCGGAGTCTCCTCCGCGGTCGGGCTCGTGTTCGGCATGTGGCCGGCGCTCAAGGCGGCGCGTCAGGACCCGATCGAAGCGCTGCGGTATGAATAGTGAACTGTTAACCTTCCACGAGTGATCGACACCCACTGCCATCTCACGCACGCGAAATTCGCGGGCGACGCCGAAGCGGTCGTCGCGCGTGCGCGCGAGGCCGGGCTCGACGCCTGCGTCACGATCGGGACCGGGGTGGACGACGCGCGGCGGGCGGCGGAGCTCGCCAAGAGACACGAAGGTTTCATCTTCGCCACCGCGGGGCTCGACCCTTTCTCGGCGCACGCCGCGGGGGAGCGCTTCGACGAGGCGCTCGCGTCGCTC belongs to Candidatus Polarisedimenticolaceae bacterium and includes:
- a CDS encoding glutathione S-transferase N-terminal domain-containing protein → MTDTPILYVGEKNISTWSMRAWVAATWKGIPFEERTISLAADKDRKRRREVSPTGKLPVLHHRGIVIPDSLAIFEYFEEAFAPPAYRSLWPADTAERARSRWLSAAMHSGFMKIREGMSFNLCFLDPVPEASAAARQESVEVLDLWESHLVRGGPFLCGAFSGADVMYATMAVRLLAFKIPTDRHPLARAYMDALMREPAVASWLDGARKLQPVAAY
- a CDS encoding efflux RND transporter periplasmic adaptor subunit is translated as MTKRRKVVWVGVLLAVVVVAAVIVGAAMSRGPKAKPVQMSKIDRQDLQAKVSANGKIQATKKVDISATVPGQVVQLAVKEGDVVKKGQFLLQLDPANYRASARGSQSSMEALQKELDAAVANLEQAKADFTRAERNHAAGILADADLQRAKTAVTSGEASILATQHRIEQAHAAVDGSTDTLSKTTIRAPMDGVVTAKRIEEGEVAVIGVQNQPGTVLLTISDMSVVEAEMEIDETSIPSVALGQAARIHIDAYPNQTFDGAVTEVGNSPITTAVGAAEAIKFKVKVQLKNPPPGIKPGLSVQADILTGFRSKVLTVPLQAMVVRDAPATAGEPKAAGPPKEEEGVYVVESGKVVFKAIKTGLLGELSIEVVDGIKEGETLVTGPFRVLRDLKAGDLVRAEKPDESGPPRG
- a CDS encoding ABC transporter permease yields the protein MSLAELLRTAVASLRAHKLRSFLTLLGIIIGVTTVVGVASVISGLNAYVKDKVIRLAPDVYVVTKFGIIRSREEFLDALKRPNFTPRDVERLETTLTHAVALAADVVSRSPVKHKDKRLADTPVHGCTANYAELLGKDIEIGGWFADADERASRAVAVIGWDVKDELFPRQDPIGREFTIDGVPFRIVGVVAQQGNVLGQTEDNHVYVPLSTYRKTWGTRNSIDMLVKARGGVPGVDASIDEVRAVLRALRHTSFKQPDPFGVVTAESLQDLWRQISAAAFILTFLIASVSLGVGGIVIMNIMLVGVVERTREIGVRLALGARKRDIRRQFLLEAAILSAVGGLLGVVIGALVPFVVRQQFNFPAQLTAGIVGMGLGLATTVGIVAGYWPARNASNLPVVDALRDET
- a CDS encoding ABC transporter permease; translated protein: MTRGIVRRSTWENVRFALGAMASQKLRSFLTLLGVMAGVATVIMMVSFVVGFNNQVTASFTAFGTHLVQFQKFEPRFNGGPDGRPEEERRRRDLTIDDALALKHLSKLVKAVSPERYLFGDPPTVKASRREANGPLVFGASPDYPEANVHFVDDGRFISEADLTHASHVCVVGPDVVTALWPLQDPIDETLTINGQTYRVIGVFEHQGTSFFGSSDNYIAIPITAFDEQFPQVKNGGGDTIHIATVPRRAEDFGALIEEETAILRARRGLKPNQPNDFALMTSVGRLKQFQQITGTVAAAMIVIAGIALLVGGVGVMNIMLVNVTQRTREIGLRKALGARRRDIAAQFLVEAVTLTGVGGALGIAVGLGTAFIARAAFNFQAAAPLWSVVLGFGVSSAVGLVFGMWPALKAARQDPIEALRYE